A genomic segment from Curtobacterium sp. MCSS17_007 encodes:
- a CDS encoding beta-ketoacyl-ACP synthase III, whose amino-acid sequence MNTPALRGSRILGFGHHQPERVLTNDELSTMVDTNDEWITTRTGIKTRRIAGPDDSVVSMAIEAGRMAIADAGLEPSDIGLVIVASTTHRERSPYTAGRVAAALGMANGPAPIDINTACSGFEYAMALADQSIRVGASDTALVIGSETLSSIADWTDRSTCVLVGDGAGAVVIAASETAEIGPVSWGSVPHLNEAVLVTRDPEYFTQQGRSIYRWAITEAEGHARAVVEAAGLTLDDIGVFAFHQANLRIIEPLAEALGGADKYVVRDVVESGNTSAASVPLGLSKAWHRGELPEDTLALLFGFGGGFAHAGQVVRTPKRRA is encoded by the coding sequence TCGGCCACCACCAGCCCGAACGGGTCCTCACCAACGACGAGCTGTCGACCATGGTCGACACGAACGACGAGTGGATCACCACCCGCACCGGCATCAAGACCCGCCGCATCGCCGGCCCGGACGACAGCGTCGTGTCGATGGCGATCGAGGCCGGTCGGATGGCGATCGCCGACGCCGGCCTCGAACCGTCCGACATCGGACTCGTGATCGTCGCCTCGACCACCCACCGCGAGCGGTCGCCCTACACCGCCGGTCGGGTCGCCGCGGCGCTCGGGATGGCGAACGGACCAGCGCCGATCGACATCAACACCGCGTGCAGCGGCTTCGAGTACGCGATGGCCCTCGCCGACCAGTCGATCCGGGTCGGCGCGTCCGACACGGCGCTCGTCATCGGCTCCGAGACGCTGTCGAGCATCGCCGACTGGACCGACCGCTCGACGTGCGTGCTCGTCGGCGACGGCGCCGGCGCGGTCGTGATCGCTGCGTCCGAGACCGCCGAGATCGGTCCGGTGTCGTGGGGGAGCGTGCCACACCTCAACGAGGCGGTGCTCGTCACGCGGGACCCCGAGTACTTCACGCAGCAGGGTCGGTCGATCTACCGCTGGGCGATCACCGAGGCCGAGGGGCACGCCCGCGCAGTCGTCGAGGCAGCCGGGCTGACGCTCGACGACATCGGGGTGTTCGCCTTCCACCAGGCGAACCTGCGGATCATCGAGCCCCTGGCCGAGGCGCTCGGCGGGGCGGACAAGTACGTCGTCCGGGACGTCGTCGAGTCGGGCAACACCTCGGCCGCGAGCGTGCCGCTCGGGCTGTCGAAGGCGTGGCACCGCGGCGAGCTGCCGGAGGACACCCTGGCACTGCTGTTCGGCTTCGGCGGCGGTTTCGCGCACGCCGGGCAGGTGGTGCGGACGCCGAAGCGACGCGCGTGA